A single region of the Microbulbifer sp. MKSA007 genome encodes:
- a CDS encoding HAD family phosphatase, whose translation MKVDVLLFDLGGVLIELKGRPLPTGKAPVTDVIISGPVRQFERGEITTEEFANALKSQLEIEESIETIIDHFTNWPTGFYPGAIELLSSLEKNYRVAALTNTNELHWPRITHEFNAHNYLGPIFASHLIGMAKPDEAFFKHALEQLEVEASSVVYMDDIPRNVEVANKVGMNAFHTKGFDSVLEVLERINIQEKSYKN comes from the coding sequence TTGAAAGTTGATGTATTACTGTTTGATCTCGGCGGCGTACTAATAGAGCTAAAAGGCCGTCCATTACCAACCGGTAAAGCGCCTGTGACTGATGTTATTATCTCCGGTCCGGTAAGGCAGTTTGAGAGAGGAGAAATCACCACAGAAGAATTTGCAAACGCTTTAAAGTCTCAATTGGAAATAGAGGAATCGATAGAGACGATAATCGATCATTTCACAAACTGGCCTACGGGATTCTATCCAGGAGCAATTGAATTACTCAGTTCTCTAGAGAAAAATTACAGAGTGGCCGCATTGACAAATACCAATGAACTTCACTGGCCACGCATCACTCATGAATTTAATGCACATAACTATTTGGGCCCAATATTCGCTTCCCACCTTATAGGTATGGCAAAGCCCGATGAAGCATTTTTCAAGCACGCGCTTGAGCAGCTGGAAGTTGAAGCCAGTAGTGTTGTCTACATGGATGATATCCCTAGAAATGTAGAGGTGGCGAATAAGGTGGGTATGAATGCGTTTCATACCAAGGGCTTTGATTCGGTGTTGGAGGTTCTAGAGCGTATTAATATTCAAGAGAAGAGCTACAAAAATTAA
- a CDS encoding SMP-30/gluconolactonase/LRE family protein, with protein MQATHSILVETDAHEGLVYVPSQKRLYFTSVPDLEIENPQIAIRYYDFITGEVVTWKHRSNMANSMWLSNDGEHLLVAEQGKGATPGAISRRSLSGGQREVLVDAYKGKPFNSPNKVVQSPSGWIYFTDPDYGYNQGFKPEPMLTPAVYAFDPSTKKLIRLSAEYMMPHGLAISPIGNQIYIGDTAAIDGKNPYNPKKTKDIYVSALPSPEKLEEKQWVLSVPVGIPDGFIVTGPKNDLWVAAGDGLRHYRENGSLVNLYPVPGGVYSVATDGKAIYSSSNTAIWKTIPRGEEGG; from the coding sequence ATGCAGGCTACCCATTCGATCTTGGTGGAAACGGATGCACATGAAGGGCTTGTTTATGTACCCTCCCAGAAACGTCTCTACTTCACCAGTGTTCCAGATTTAGAGATTGAGAATCCACAGATAGCGATCCGTTACTACGACTTTATTACTGGCGAAGTTGTAACCTGGAAACACCGAAGCAATATGGCAAACAGCATGTGGCTTAGCAATGACGGTGAACATTTACTGGTTGCAGAGCAGGGGAAAGGAGCAACCCCGGGCGCTATCAGCCGCAGAAGCCTTTCAGGCGGGCAACGAGAAGTGCTAGTAGATGCCTATAAAGGTAAGCCATTTAATTCACCCAATAAAGTTGTACAGTCACCCTCTGGCTGGATCTACTTCACCGATCCAGATTATGGCTACAACCAAGGCTTCAAGCCTGAGCCAATGTTAACGCCAGCTGTCTATGCTTTTGATCCTTCAACAAAAAAGTTAATTCGCTTGTCAGCGGAGTACATGATGCCTCATGGGTTGGCAATCTCCCCAATAGGCAACCAAATCTATATTGGTGATACTGCAGCTATCGATGGAAAGAATCCTTACAACCCCAAAAAAACAAAAGACATTTATGTAAGCGCTTTGCCATCCCCGGAAAAATTGGAAGAGAAGCAATGGGTGTTGTCGGTACCAGTAGGGATTCCTGATGGTTTTATTGTTACTGGCCCCAAAAATGATCTGTGGGTGGCGGCAGGTGACGGACTGCGACACTATCGAGAGAACGGCTCCCTGGTTAATCTTTACCCTGTTCCCGGCGGTGTATATAGCGTAGCAACTGACGGTAAAGCAATTTACTCATCAAGTAATACCGCTATATGGAAGACAATTCCCCGAGGGGAAGAGGGGGGATAG
- a CDS encoding transposase, whose translation MHNRVLQNIFSAYSGYLSKTAQPLKNLKAISSIQECRTKSMGSSYYRCKHNHVTEQHHSCRHRSCPLCSGRKQLQWVDQQRRKLFDTEHFHVVFTIPHEYLPLWQYNEEKLTDILFLSSKETLFELMASKDYHGVTPGMLMALHTWGRQLTLHPHIHCLITAGGLTLREKWKETGEYLLPVRVVKSLYRGKFQALLLEQYRAGLLKLPPSWSIGQFDILFKACYRKEWSVRIQERYEHGQGVLLYFSRYIKGGPLKPKQILNVDHKGLDFRYFDHRDQRRKQLRLKPQEFLRRVLQHIPPIGKHMVRSYGLYAGCNKKKHDLCSNQVGLMKDQRLPAGLQIQDLMVECGQCHESTKLTGRVWSKAKKGISFIKGAARQDSAGGNVQHGDEPDTAGMGLFSSA comes from the coding sequence ATGCATAACCGGGTATTGCAAAATATATTTTCTGCGTACAGTGGTTATTTATCTAAAACTGCGCAACCACTAAAAAATTTAAAGGCTATCTCCTCGATACAAGAATGCCGTACAAAATCGATGGGAAGCAGTTATTATCGTTGTAAGCACAACCATGTCACTGAACAGCATCATTCTTGTAGGCATAGAAGTTGCCCCCTCTGCTCAGGCAGAAAACAGCTCCAGTGGGTTGATCAGCAGCGTCGTAAATTATTTGATACAGAACATTTTCATGTGGTCTTTACTATACCTCATGAGTATCTGCCGTTATGGCAATACAACGAAGAGAAGCTTACAGATATACTCTTTTTGTCGAGTAAAGAAACCCTGTTTGAATTAATGGCGAGTAAAGACTATCACGGAGTAACTCCCGGGATGCTTATGGCTCTGCATACTTGGGGAAGACAGTTAACTTTACATCCCCATATACACTGTTTGATAACTGCTGGCGGCTTGACTTTAAGGGAAAAATGGAAAGAAACAGGTGAATATTTATTGCCTGTGCGAGTGGTTAAGAGTCTTTATAGGGGAAAATTTCAAGCGCTTTTATTAGAACAGTATCGTGCCGGGTTACTCAAGCTTCCTCCCAGTTGGTCAATTGGCCAGTTTGATATCCTCTTTAAAGCTTGCTATCGCAAGGAATGGTCGGTTCGTATTCAAGAACGGTATGAGCATGGTCAAGGCGTTCTGCTGTATTTTTCACGCTACATCAAAGGTGGCCCGCTTAAGCCAAAGCAGATATTAAACGTGGATCATAAGGGGCTGGATTTTCGTTATTTTGATCACCGTGACCAGCGACGTAAGCAACTTCGGTTAAAGCCTCAGGAGTTCTTAAGACGTGTCTTGCAGCACATACCTCCAATAGGAAAACACATGGTACGGAGTTATGGATTATATGCTGGGTGCAATAAGAAAAAGCACGATCTATGTAGTAATCAAGTGGGTTTAATGAAAGATCAACGACTCCCAGCTGGATTGCAAATCCAAGATCTGATGGTAGAGTGTGGGCAGTGCCATGAATCTACAAAGTTGACTGGCCGAGTGTGGTCTAAGGCGAAAAAAGGAATTTCCTTTATAAAGGGGGCGGCTCGGCAAGATAGTGCCGGCGGGAATGTACAACATGGCGATGAACCAGACACTGCAGGAATGGGCCTCTTTAGTTCGGCCTAA
- a CDS encoding IS4 family transposase — translation MQDWVRDEVKNQVMGDTRLNKRLSNILSNLSSDPKGSIPCANKSWAETFAAYRFIENDKVSFDSIMSGHKSATLERIKVQPVVLIPQDTTFLNFATDLESKEMGTLRRKETNQQLLHTSIAITPSRDNLGIIEGSMWQRDKESSANSRYTKSIQDKESRRWLDHYESACEIQERCPETTIVSIADREGDIHEWFQLAEDQNEQRRASYIIRAKANRSLEIEGEDTTLLWDYMTKQKSIGKYSVGIPKRNGQPEREAKVSVSIAEVRLQGKGKSKRPLSLYAVFAKELSPPEGEKGIEWMLLTDLAVEDFKQARIIIEWYRSRWEIETYFRVVKGGCQIESNRFRTEQRMLNCIAIYMIIGWRLHSMTTRARTLPDTSCTKVYSEKEWRMIWIMQAKTSPPNEAPSMRDITRMLAGLGGFLGRSGDGEPGVKTVWQGYTKLLHYMEAAEALNELK, via the coding sequence ATGCAGGACTGGGTCAGGGACGAAGTGAAAAATCAGGTTATGGGTGATACACGATTGAATAAGCGCTTGTCCAATATTCTCAGTAATTTAAGTTCCGACCCAAAGGGTAGCATTCCCTGTGCAAACAAGTCTTGGGCAGAAACCTTTGCAGCCTATCGATTTATCGAAAATGATAAAGTCAGCTTTGACTCCATTATGAGTGGCCATAAATCAGCCACTCTTGAAAGAATCAAGGTTCAACCAGTTGTTCTTATCCCTCAGGATACCACTTTCCTAAATTTTGCTACCGATTTAGAAAGCAAAGAAATGGGAACACTCCGACGCAAAGAGACTAATCAGCAGCTCCTACATACGTCTATCGCTATAACACCATCCAGAGATAATCTGGGTATTATTGAGGGTAGCATGTGGCAGCGAGATAAAGAATCTAGTGCTAATTCTCGCTATACCAAGTCGATACAAGATAAAGAGAGTCGACGCTGGTTAGACCATTATGAATCAGCTTGTGAGATACAAGAGCGCTGCCCTGAAACCACGATTGTGAGCATCGCGGATAGAGAGGGGGATATTCATGAGTGGTTTCAATTAGCTGAAGATCAAAATGAACAGCGGCGTGCAAGCTATATTATTCGAGCCAAGGCTAATCGTAGTTTAGAGATCGAAGGAGAAGATACGACTTTACTTTGGGACTATATGACCAAGCAGAAGTCCATCGGGAAATACTCAGTAGGTATCCCCAAAAGGAATGGACAGCCAGAAAGGGAAGCTAAGGTCAGTGTATCCATTGCAGAAGTAAGATTGCAGGGAAAAGGAAAATCAAAACGACCTCTTTCTCTCTACGCAGTCTTTGCTAAGGAATTAAGCCCACCAGAAGGGGAAAAAGGTATTGAATGGATGCTGCTGACCGATCTTGCAGTTGAGGACTTTAAGCAAGCGAGGATCATTATTGAGTGGTATCGAAGTCGATGGGAAATTGAAACCTATTTCCGAGTGGTGAAAGGCGGATGCCAGATAGAAAGTAATCGCTTTAGAACCGAGCAGCGAATGCTGAACTGTATTGCAATCTATATGATTATTGGGTGGCGTCTACACTCCATGACAACACGGGCACGAACGCTTCCTGATACGTCGTGTACGAAAGTCTACTCTGAAAAAGAGTGGCGTATGATATGGATAATGCAAGCTAAAACCTCCCCACCAAATGAAGCTCCAAGTATGAGAGATATAACTCGTATGTTGGCAGGACTTGGAGGCTTTCTGGGGCGGAGCGGCGATGGTGAGCCTGGAGTTAAAACCGTTTGGCAGGGGTACACTAAACTTCTCCATTATATGGAGGCAGCAGAGGCTTTAAATGAACTTAAATGA
- a CDS encoding amidase family protein — translation MTTSLHELVEIVLARKISAVSLIEEACDNAVAHSELNAFICLDRHSALQKAKCIDRELASGSHRRPLAGIPIVVKDNINVKGMHTTAGTLGMNFLPESSAPVVERLEGCGAIVVGKTNLHELAFGVTSNNAAFGAVRNPWDIACFPGGSSGGTAVAVAAGIVPAGLGTDTAGSVRLPAALTGIVGFRPSTGSLRSHGVVPSVPAFDTIGPMAVSVEDTIYLFEVMTGVSVPQCKPINQLRLGLAHPLFDNLSPGVSQSFRALISTLIDAGVDLVEVDLSPIVSAALEIGFPIGFHQMRTAMGHFLANYQPQTQLEGLVAMIKSEDVKAVYQESVLGPKSPPDSAYQAALKKLPAVRDSYSKIIQQHQLDAIVFPTAPIEAQPLETSSYQLELNGQTLPTLDTLIYNNVSAPVTGAPSISIPIGPGTNGLPVGLEIDGLPGADLALLAVARQIEQVITLQK, via the coding sequence ATGACGACTTCCCTTCATGAGCTTGTGGAGATAGTGCTCGCAAGAAAGATTAGCGCAGTATCACTGATTGAAGAAGCTTGTGACAATGCAGTTGCTCATTCCGAACTCAATGCTTTTATCTGCCTCGATCGGCATAGCGCCCTTCAAAAAGCCAAATGCATTGACAGGGAATTGGCCTCCGGTAGCCACCGTAGGCCCCTTGCCGGTATCCCCATCGTTGTTAAAGACAACATCAATGTAAAGGGTATGCATACCACTGCTGGGACCCTTGGCATGAACTTTCTGCCGGAGTCCTCTGCCCCAGTGGTTGAGCGACTCGAGGGATGTGGGGCCATAGTGGTTGGGAAGACCAATCTACATGAACTTGCCTTTGGCGTAACCTCCAATAACGCTGCATTTGGTGCCGTAAGGAATCCGTGGGACATCGCTTGCTTCCCCGGCGGTTCATCGGGGGGCACCGCTGTTGCTGTAGCTGCGGGGATTGTGCCCGCTGGCCTCGGCACCGATACCGCCGGCTCCGTCAGATTACCGGCGGCGTTAACTGGTATTGTTGGCTTTCGCCCTTCAACTGGCAGCCTTCGCAGCCACGGAGTCGTACCCTCTGTGCCTGCATTTGACACAATCGGCCCTATGGCTGTTAGTGTCGAAGATACCATCTATCTGTTTGAAGTGATGACAGGGGTCTCCGTACCCCAATGCAAGCCAATCAATCAGTTGCGCTTGGGGCTAGCCCATCCTCTATTTGACAACCTCTCACCTGGAGTAAGCCAGTCTTTCAGGGCTCTAATAAGTACCCTTATTGATGCCGGAGTAGACCTGGTAGAAGTAGACCTTTCGCCAATAGTCAGCGCCGCTCTCGAAATCGGATTTCCCATCGGGTTTCATCAGATGCGGACAGCCATGGGGCATTTCCTGGCGAATTATCAACCACAAACTCAACTAGAGGGTTTGGTAGCAATGATCAAGAGTGAGGATGTGAAAGCGGTCTATCAGGAATCAGTGCTCGGGCCTAAGTCACCGCCAGACTCAGCCTATCAAGCGGCCTTAAAGAAGTTACCTGCTGTGCGCGACAGCTATTCGAAGATCATCCAGCAGCATCAACTGGACGCGATCGTATTTCCAACTGCGCCAATCGAAGCGCAACCCCTGGAAACATCCTCATACCAACTGGAGCTAAATGGACAGACACTCCCCACCCTGGACACACTGATATACAACAATGTCTCCGCACCAGTTACCGGTGCCCCAAGCATCAGCATCCCCATCGGGCCTGGTACCAATGGATTACCGGTGGGCCTGGAGATAGATGGGTTACCTGGAGCGGATTTGGCACTACTTGCCGTAGCTAGACAGATCGAACAGGTAATAACACTCCAAAAGTAA